ATCATACATGTCTTTCAAGCCTACTCTATAGATTTTCTACAATGACATAGCTAGTGGTTtacttattattataatatattttttttcaactCACCGGTCACCACACAACTTGCTTTGACACACACCATGAATCTGGTGGGGCTCATTGTGGTTTTCCAAAGGGACAGAAATTGTGTCCATTCCTGAAAGATAAGAGGTAGATGTATGACTGAAATGTATGTGAGCGACGCTGCTGAATAAAGACTCCTAGATTGTCACAAAAAAAAAGACTATATATTTATAATGTCTGACCTGATGCCTGCAGGAGCAGTGTGTTCGAGGGCAAGTAGATCTGTGGATGAATGAGGCATAAGCGTGGTTCTCTCTTTTGGTTCAGACACACTCCATTACCATTCACCACCATCCAGCCCCGGTCATGGAGCAGTCCCAGAGGGCACACTGGCCAGTCAGTCACCTGCATAACCACACATCACAATTAAAAAATTGATTCAGTATACTGATAGGCACACGCATTGCAATTGTGTTTAGTTGATGAAATAGTCATTCTTACCACAAATATCCAACAACAGGTAGATCTCTGTGACTTTTATACAAATATAACATGGGTATTGGAGAATGATCATCATTTGCATTGTAGATTTAAATGAGAGCAAAACAATACTGAAATAGAAATGTGCACAAACCTCAAACGCTGCACAGGATTTGAttggatatatgtatatattagtcAGATACTGGGCCTTCCCTTGGCTCTTTGCTTCCTTGGTGATGGCCTTGCCTCCACATTCGTTCACAATTGGATCTGTAGAGGCATGCTCTCTATTGTCTATGTGTTTAGTTTCCCCATTGGTAAGCACAGTAAGCAGACACTGACTGGAACCTCGAGAAGAGGTGTTCGATTTCAGTCTGTCTAGTTTCACTTGGTCCACTTCGACTGGTTTCTCCACAAAGCAGTCCACGATGAAGTTCAACAAGTTTTGGCAGTCCCGGAAGGTTGACATGTAGCCGAAGGATACGCGTACAGATCCTGTTGGACGACCATCAACCAGGTCTACGTCGTCTCCACAGACATGACCCGCCTTGAAGAAAACAGGAGAGGACAACAGTATATTTAGGATCAATAATTATCTTCATCGTCTTTTATCGTCTTTTGCACAAACACATGCGCAATGCCACCTCAAATTCACCACGCACCTGTAGGTTGCTCTTCACGTCTTGATTGGTGGTGCCAAGGAAGAGCTGACAGGCACCGGTGTTGCAGAAGCAACCTGTCCGCACATGGATATTGAAAAGACTAGCCAGCTTGTCCACCTGAGAAGAGGAAAAGGAAAATGGTTAGAAATGTTTATCAATAAGAGACATTTATTTTATTGCATTCATAATACCCAGGCTATGTTCATTATGAATTGACTTGGTAATGTCCTCTTTcacatgtgtttgtatgtgcaaAATTACTAAATGCAAATACTGTAGGGTGCAGTGCATCAAATAGGCTCATTTGAGTGAACCTGAGAGTATCCAACTATTTGTCCGTGACAGTCCGTCAAGTTGAAGTTGAGGATGGCTCCCTGCGTGCTCGGGTTCTCAAACTCGCTGTCGGAGTATATCTGAGCAACTGGCTGTCCGTTGCCATGGCAAAGGCTAGACAGCAACATGTAAGTATAGCGTGCTAAACCAAATGTATGCAGCTGGACCTTGTCCATGCCTCCTGAAGGCGAAAACAAGGAAACAATACAATAGTTTAATAAGGTTTTATTGACTCAATTCAATCTCTGTAGAATATTGGTCCATATATATTGATGTTCAAAAGATTTGTCATATTGATGTAATGAACAACCACTCGACCAATTGAATTATTTTGAATGCATAGGTCTTACTTTGACACTTAGTGTAATGGCAGATGATACTGATGCATTATATGAGCAACTTCGCTTTGTTTCATCCGTGCCTTTAAAATATTCATATGTATATACCTGTGAGTTTGTGTAGAGTGTCAAAACTATGATTTAGAGCAATGACGTCCAGGAAAGCGATGGTGCCATCTTCAAACCTTAAATCAGACGACAAACAAGGTTtatcacccccccccaaaaaaaatcaaaTACAATACAATGTTATCCTCTCTAAGCCAGGCTCATTCAACTTCATAAAGAATGTGTGTGCATTCACATCCACAATATAATTTCAAGGCTCATGGAACAGTTTACCGGTTAGCCATATTGGATGTTGGCACGTAATAGTTCTCCCCCGCTAGGTAGGCCGCTGCTGTCCCCCCACCAAAGTATGCTTTTCTTAGGAGGGAAGCTGTGTCATTCCGGACCAGAAGAGCCCCTAAACCTGTGGGGAAGCCAAACATCTTATAGAAGGAGAAGGGAACAAAGTCCGCTGGGTGCTCCTGCAAATCCAGAGGAGAGCAGCTGGCAAAAGAGGCAGCATCCAGCAGGACAAACCACCGGCCGTGGCTGTCACACGCTGGGTAGAGCTTCCTCGCCTGGATGCCCCTCACGTAACCCAGGGAGTACTTTCTGCCAGAGAAATTGCTCTGTGCTGGATAACAGAAGAGGTGTGGTGTCTGGCAACTGCTGCATTCACTCTGGGCTACATCTCTGGCTCTGGCCTCTATCTCCTCGGGGGAGACAGGTAGAGAAACCACTCCCAGTGCTGAAGTAACTCCTCTGATGCCGACCACCGAGGTATGGTTATCAGTCAGATAGCagaactgactggctggctccgTAGCAGTGGGAGGCCTCCAGGGAAAGCTCTCAGCGACTAATTTGAGAGCTGCCGTACAGCCAGAGGTGAAAATCACAGAGTATTTGTCAGGAGTGGTGTTAAAATGCTGCAATATCCTGCAAGAAAATACATTTCTGTTCAGGACATATCCTCAATAGCCGGGCACAAATGTGTTCACATAGTCACATTCATTCGGGTGGAATAATGATGAGAACTTCTTTCTGCGAAAGGAGAGGCTTTAGCTACCTGTATCTGACATTCTCTACTGTGTCATGCGTCAGTCTACTGCTGGGGTTATGGCTGTGAGGGTTGCCTAAAGACAAAAATATTAAAAGAATATTAAAATCAGGATACAGGAGTattcatatatacagttgaagtcagaagtttacatacaccttagccaaatacatttaaagtcagtttttcacaattcctgacatttaatcctagtaaaaatcccctgtcttaggtcagttaggatcaccactttattttaagaatgtgaaatatcagaataatagttgagagaatgatttatttcagcttttatttatttcatcacattcccagtgggtcagaagtgttcatgcactcaattagtatttggaagcattgcctttaaattgtttaacttaggtcaaatgtttcagatagccttccacaagcttcccacaataagttgggtgaattttggcccattcctcctgacagagctggtgtaactgaggcaggtttgtaggcctccttgctcgcacaagctttttcagttctgcccaaaaatctTCTAttgaattgaggtcagggctttatgatgatctctccaatacctcgactttgttgtccttgagccatttagccacaactttggacgtatgcttggggtcattgtacatttagaagacccatttgcgacccaagctttaacttcctgactgatgtcttgagatgttgcttcaatatatccacataattttccatcctcatgatgccatctattttgtgaagagcaccagtccctcctgcagcaaagcacccccacaacatgatgctgccacagccgtgcttcacggttgggatagtgctTTTCGGCATGCTAACCtacccctttatcctccaaaaataacgatggtcattatggccaaatagttctatttttgtttcatcagaccagatgtgtccccatgtgcagttgcaaaccgtagtctggcttttttatggcagttttggagcagtggcttcttccttgctgagcggcctttcaggttatgtcgaaataggactccttttactgtggatatagatacttttgtacctgtttcctaaagcatcttcacaaggtcctttgctgttgttctgggattgatttgcacttttcgcaccaaagtacgttcatctctaggagacagaaggcgtctccttcctgagtggtatgccagctgcgtggtcccatggtgttgatacttgcgtactattgtttgtacagatgaacgtggtaccttcaggcgtttggaaatggctcccaatGAAGAATCAAACTTGTGCAGGTCtataattgtttttctgaggtcttggctgatttcttttgattttgccatgatgtcaagcaaagaggcactgagtttgaaggtaggccttgaaatacatccacaggtacacctccaattgactcaaattatgtcaattagcctatcagaagcttctaaagccatgacataaatttctggaattttccaagctgtttaaaggcacagtcaacttagtgtatgtaaacttctgacccactggaattgtgacacagtgaagtataagtgaaataatctgtctgtaaacaattgttgtaaaaattacttgtgttatccgcaaagtagatgtcctaaccaacttgccaaaactatagtttttttaacaatacatttgtggagtggttgaaaaacaagttttaatgactccaatctaagtgtatgcaaacttccaacttcaactgattatatatatatatatatatatatatatatatatatataaataaacaaacaaacagaaaacaaAGGCAAGTACGATGGAATACCAGCCTTTGAAAAGAGGTTAATAGAGGACCCGGCAGCCTATTTAATTGATGTGGCGCAACAACAGTCTCAGAGTAGGTTCAGGTGCAAAAATAGGAGGCATTTATTTACAGTGCAGGAAGTGCTGAAGAAGACTGGATACAACATTGAGTATTTAAAAAGTGTATTAGGAAAAATAGTTGacaaaaatacttttttgaaaaaaaaattaAACACAGCGCAAAACACCCATGAACTCACACATCTGAGTTTGGCAGAGGTAAAGAGCATagggcctagtggttaagagcgtagGACCAGTAATTGacaggtcgctggtttgaatctctGAGATGACGAGGTGAagaatctgtcgatgtgcccttgtgCAAGGCACGTAACCGTAATTGCTCCTGCAAGTTGCTATGGATaacagcatctgctaaatgactcaaatgttacCTCAACAAACAGCTCTCCATGAACACGGAGAACAGGGATCCTAAAAGGACCTGCCCTAACCTGGCATAcaactttaaacaggtcaattcTCAATAGACAGTGTTAATAATACGCTTGAATGGTAATACAATTGACATGCAATGGCCAATACTTAACTCCTTAATGAAAACAAGGGCATCATTTACATAAacagtccaaaaatgtatgtagcaattccagattgcccctttaatagAATtgtctctttttctttttttttacacttaACAACTCAGCACATTATCAGTTGAATCTAATTATATTTGGTATGTGAGGAAAAACTCACCATATACATTCCTGGAGATATCCTGATAGAATTCTCTCACCAGTGACTCAGGGTATAGCGTTGTTCCAGCATGATCCAGGTATGTAATGCCTGTCAAAAAAGTTGGTTTTGGAATTTGAGAAATCTTAGGAATGAGTTTCTTCGTGGATAATCACTTATGTGCATTGAATAACAACACTTGCACCACTTAGTGGTAAGTGGACGTATTGCCATaagcacacaacaacaaaaacagtcGTCCTGTGTTACAATGTGTCGCGCCGGTTTGCGTTGAATTAGCATAAGTTGATTTACTAACTTTAAAATACGTTTGGCGCTGTGATTGAATCCCCACGCAAAAGTACTGTACCTTTAGTCCTTGAGAACTCCCGTTCTATTACGTCTTTGAAGTCATTTTTATAACCGTAATGACTCCAAACTTCCTCGAAGCTCTCAAACGTGCACAGTTGATTAAAATTCAACGACTCCTTCTCCGTGGCCTCTTGCAGTGGCATTTTTGCGTCTACCTACCTAAAATGTGACTTTGAAGTTCGGTCTACAACGTAACTTGCACATGACAGTAGTGGTAGCTAAGAGACAAACACTTACTCATTGACAAAAGTTATAAGTCCACACTGCATCTCTGACGGACAGTAACAGTCATTTGTATCTTAACGAGTTACCTCGCGTTCCTCAGTTCAACAGATCTCGATTAGGGGACTGAGGTCTATGACAGAGATAGCAGGAAATGGAATACAACTTCAACTACAGTACGTATGGAAGTGGACTGAGACTGTCAATAGGGGGCAATAAGTGAGCAAAACACATTACTGGCTAATGAAAATGAAATATTGTTGCTGTTATCAATGATTTAGTGTGTTAACCAGAACAATTCAAATTCCTATTCAGTCAAGACCAATTATTTAAATGATTTCTTCATTGGCCGTGTGCAAAcataggcaggaaatgccaacaacaaacAGTGAGCCATCATGCTCATGCATTCCAAAACAAATAATGAAG
Above is a genomic segment from Oncorhynchus masou masou isolate Uvic2021 chromosome 23, UVic_Omas_1.1, whole genome shotgun sequence containing:
- the LOC135510848 gene encoding molybdenum cofactor sulfurase-like isoform X1, which gives rise to MPLQEATEKESLNFNQLCTFESFEEVWSHYGYKNDFKDVIEREFSRTKGITYLDHAGTTLYPESLVREFYQDISRNVYGNPHSHNPSSRLTHDTVENVRYRILQHFNTTPDKYSVIFTSGCTAALKLVAESFPWRPPTATEPASQFCYLTDNHTSVVGIRGVTSALGVVSLPVSPEEIEARARDVAQSECSSCQTPHLFCYPAQSNFSGRKYSLGYVRGIQARKLYPACDSHGRWFVLLDAASFASCSPLDLQEHPADFVPFSFYKMFGFPTGLGALLVRNDTASLLRKAYFGGGTAAAYLAGENYYVPTSNMANRFEDGTIAFLDVIALNHSFDTLHKLTGGMDKVQLHTFGLARYTYMLLSSLCHGNGQPVAQIYSDSEFENPSTQGAILNFNLTDCHGQIVGYSQVDKLASLFNIHVRTGCFCNTGACQLFLGTTNQDVKSNLQAGHVCGDDVDLVDGRPTGSVRVSFGYMSTFRDCQNLLNFIVDCFVEKPVEVDQVKLDRLKSNTSSRGSSQCLLTVLTNGETKHIDNREHASTDPIVNECGGKAITKEAKSQGKAQYLTNIYIYPIKSCAAFEVTDWPVCPLGLLHDRGWMVVNGNGVCLNQKREPRLCLIHPQIYLPSNTLLLQASGMDTISVPLENHNEPHQIHGVCQSKLCGDRVQTVDCGDEAASWLSEFLGQPCRLIRQSPDFIRNMKKGHEKGVSSTALSLVNEAQYLMINHASVDLLQRHITSRQESSDHQPLDIHELVSRFRANLVISGLEPFEEDDWSHLIIGNTHFQVAGRCGRCQMIGVDQNTGAKTKEPLLSLSAYRKGKVTFGVYLVHQSLDGSNATLSVGAAVMSQWSG
- the LOC135510848 gene encoding molybdenum cofactor sulfurase-like isoform X2; amino-acid sequence: MSITYLDHAGTTLYPESLVREFYQDISRNVYGNPHSHNPSSRLTHDTVENVRYRILQHFNTTPDKYSVIFTSGCTAALKLVAESFPWRPPTATEPASQFCYLTDNHTSVVGIRGVTSALGVVSLPVSPEEIEARARDVAQSECSSCQTPHLFCYPAQSNFSGRKYSLGYVRGIQARKLYPACDSHGRWFVLLDAASFASCSPLDLQEHPADFVPFSFYKMFGFPTGLGALLVRNDTASLLRKAYFGGGTAAAYLAGENYYVPTSNMANRFEDGTIAFLDVIALNHSFDTLHKLTGGMDKVQLHTFGLARYTYMLLSSLCHGNGQPVAQIYSDSEFENPSTQGAILNFNLTDCHGQIVGYSQVDKLASLFNIHVRTGCFCNTGACQLFLGTTNQDVKSNLQAGHVCGDDVDLVDGRPTGSVRVSFGYMSTFRDCQNLLNFIVDCFVEKPVEVDQVKLDRLKSNTSSRGSSQCLLTVLTNGETKHIDNREHASTDPIVNECGGKAITKEAKSQGKAQYLTNIYIYPIKSCAAFEVTDWPVCPLGLLHDRGWMVVNGNGVCLNQKREPRLCLIHPQIYLPSNTLLLQASGMDTISVPLENHNEPHQIHGVCQSKLCGDRVQTVDCGDEAASWLSEFLGQPCRLIRQSPDFIRNMKKGHEKGVSSTALSLVNEAQYLMINHASVDLLQRHITSRQESSDHQPLDIHELVSRFRANLVISGLEPFEEDDWSHLIIGNTHFQVAGRCGRCQMIGVDQNTGAKTKEPLLSLSAYRKGKVTFGVYLVHQSLDGSNATLSVGAAVMSQWSG